Proteins from a single region of Palaemon carinicauda isolate YSFRI2023 chromosome 1, ASM3689809v2, whole genome shotgun sequence:
- the LOC137645839 gene encoding uncharacterized protein produces MEIHGDSESLMRAVPFFHQSRRVSRAGSIMHVELLISLVQERRAIYDPSDPMHRNRDVIAALWTDNATEMKCKESDCKEKWHQLRSNFMREKRKFTAHTSGSASIKAKKWVFYDAMEFLIPYVTPRATSCNVPTPPNQDINSQFDMDDAAPDDTSSSTNITDAPDSVCSVQTAINVDVCEEGSTSTSTPVIKQPSSTTKKHNANKRRRCKLPSDVDGLIVGQLQNLREQEVCKN; encoded by the exons atggagattcatggcgattcagaatcactgatgcgcgcggtcccattttttcatcagtcaaggcgagtCAGCCGAGCAGGAAGCATCATGCATGTGGAACTCCTCATCAGTTTAGTGCAAGAACGACGTGCTATTTATGATCCCAGTGATCCTATGCACCGTAATCGTGATGTAATTGCTGCATTATGGACTGATAATGctacagaaatgaaatgcaaag aATCCGATTGCAAGGAAAAATGGCATCAATTAAGGAGCAACTTTATGAGAGAAAAGAGGAAATTTACTGCTCATACATCTGGATCAGCTAGCATCAAAGCCAAGAAATGGGTATTCTACGATGCTATGGAATTCCTCATACCCTATGTGACACCACGAGCCACATCATGTAATGTACCAACACCCCCAAATCAGGACATAAATTCTCAATTTGATATGGATGATGCTGCACCTGATGATACTTCATCATCTACTAATATCACGGATGCACCTGACAGTGTGTGTTCTGTACAAACAGCAATCAATGTTGACGTCTGTGAAGAGGGAAGTACGAGTACGTCTACACCTGTCATCAAGCAGCCATCATCTACAACAAAGAAACATAATGCCAACAAAAGACGTCGCTGCAAGCTTCCAAGTGATGTAGATGGGCTAATCGTGGGGCAGTTGCAAAACTTGCGAGAACAAGAAGtttgtaaaaattaa